GCCGTCGAGCGCGTGCGCGCAGCCGCCGAGGCCGTCAGGGACCTGCCCTTTCTGCTGACCGCGCGCGCGGAGAATTTTCTGTGGGGACGGCCTGACCTCGACGATACCATCAAACGCTTGCAGGCCTTCGAACGGGCCGGCGCCGACGTACTCTATGCGCCCGGGCTTCCCGACCTCAATGCCATCAAGACAGTCTGCGACGCGGTGAGCAAGCCGGTGAATGTCGTCATGGGGCTAAGCGGTCCTGTCTTTTCGGTCGACGCATTGTCGCGGGCCGGCGTCCGTCGCGTCAGCGTCGGCGGCTCCTTTGCGCGGGCGGCGCTCGGCGCGCTCAGGCAGGCGGCCGAGGAAGTGCTGAACGAAGGAACCTTCACTTACAGCCGTTCGGCGTTGCCGGATGCCGAGGCCGCGCGCCTGACGGCGGATCGACGCTGACCCTGCCATGGGGCCGGCGGACGGGCGCCTCGCTCTATTAGATCATCGGGCGATTAGTTGGCATCGCCCGATGCTCTAGTTTCTCTTTTTTGACGCATCGGGTTATCGAAAAACCGGATTCCACTTTTTCGCCCGATGCTCTAGCAGCGCAGGCGTTTCCCGCTGTGGCTCATCGCCGGGCGGATGGTCCCCGGCGATCATGGGCGGAGGGCTTGCGTTGCAAATAGGCCGGCGCGGCGGAAAGCCGACCGCCCACCATCCGATAGAGAATCGTCAGCCCGGCGGCGGCGAATACGGTCTGAAAAGCGAAAAGCGGCAGATATTCAAACATTGTTAACTCCCCGTTTGAGAGCATAACGCAACATGTCAGGAAAAGGTTCACATCCGGCCTGACGATTATCATCAAGACATTGCCGTTGACGGCTGTGTGATCGCGTCATTTTCGGGGTTCCGTTCGCCCCGCAACTTCCCTATAAGGCCCTCCTAGCCTAAACCTTCTGACGTCCCGCACCCGGCCCGGTTCTCCGTGTCGGTTTTTGATGCAGAATAAAACGACGGATACCGCCCATGCCCAAGCGCCAAGATCTCAAATCCATCCTCATCATCGGCGCGGGGCCGATCGTCATCGGCCAGGCATGCGAGTTCGACTATTCCGGCGCTCAGGCCTGCAAGGCGCTAAAGGAGGAGGGCTACCGGGTCATTCTGGTGAATTCCAATCCGGCGACGATCATGACCGACCCGGAGCTTGCCGACGCCACCTATGTCGAGCCGATCACCCCGGAAGTCGTCGCCAAGATCATCGCCAAGGAACGGCCCGACGCGCTGCTGCCGACCATGGGCGGCCAGACTGCGCTCAACACCGCGTTGTCGCTCAGGCGCATGGGCGTGCTGGAGCGCTACAATGTCGAGATGATCGGCGCGAAGCCGGACGCGATCGACAAGGCCGAGGACCGGGCGCTGTTTCGCGAGGCGATGGCGAAGATCGGGCTCGAGACGCCGAAGTCCATGCTCGCCAACGCGACCGAGATCAAGGACCAGCACCGCCAGGAGCACGAGGCCAAGCGCGCCGAACTGAAGAAGACGCTTTCGGGCGACGCGCTGGACAACGCTCTCGATGAGTTGGAGAACCAGTGGAACCTTGGCAATACCGACCGCAAGCAGCGTTACATGTCGCACGCGATGGCGATCGCCGCGCAGGCGCTCGACACGATCGGCCTGCCCGCGATTATCCGTCCGTCCTTCACGCTCGGCGGCACGGGCGGCGGCATTGCCTACAATCGCTCCGAGTTCTTCGAGATCGTCGAACGCGGCCTCGATGCCTCGCCGACCACCGAGGTGCTGATCGAGGAATCCGTGCTCGGCTGGAAGGAATACGAGATGGAAGTGGTCCGCGACAAGGCGGACAACTGCATCATCATCTGCTCCATCGAAAACGTCGATCCGATGGGCGTGCATACCGGCGATTCGATCACCGTCGCCCCCGCGCTCACGCTGACCGACAAGGAATACCAGATCATGCGCAACGCCTCGCTGGCGGTTCTGCGCGAGATCGGCGTGGAGACCGGCGGCTCGAACGTGCAGTTCGCCGTCAACCCGGCCGATGGCCGCCTCGTCGTCATCGAGATGAACCCGCGCGTGTCGCGCTCCTCGGCGCTGGCGTCGAAGGCCACCGGCTTCCCGATCGCCAAGGTCGCGGCGAAACTTGCCATCGGCTACACGCTGGACGAGCTCGAAAACGACATCACCGGCGGCGCGACGCCGGCCTCGTTCGAACCCTCGATCGACTATGTCGTCACCAAAATCCCGCGCTTTGCGTTTGAAAAATTCCCGGGCGCCGAAAACACGCTGACCACGGCGATGAAATCGGTCGGCGAAGTCATGGCCATCGGCCGCACCTTCCCGGAATCGCTGCAGAAGGCGCTGCGCGGGCTTGAGCGCGGCCTGACCGGCCTCGACGAGATCGAAATTCCGGGCATCGAGAACGGCGAGCCGAGCAATGCCATCCGCGCCGCCATCGGCACCGGCACGCCGGACCGGTTGCGCATGGTCGCCCAGGCAATGCGTCTTGGCGTCAGCCAGAGCGAAATCCACGAGCATTCGAAGATCGACCCGTGGTTCCTCGATCAGTTGCGCGCGATCGTCGATATGGAAGAGCGGGTGCGCGAGCACGGCCTGCCGCAGGATGCCGAAAACCTGCGCATGCTGAAGGCCATGGGCTTTTCCGACCAGCGTCTGGCAAGCCTCACACACGGCCGCCCGAAGGAAGTCGCCCAGCTTCGCAACAAGCTCGGCGTGCGCCCGGTCTACAAGCGCATCGACACCTGCGCCGCCGAATTCGCCTCGCCGACGGCCTATATGTATTCGACCTACGAAACGCCCTTCGATGGGGCCACGCGTTCAGAGGCCGGCATTTCGGATGCCAGGAAGGTCGTCATCCTCGGCGGCGGTCCGAACCGTATCGGTCAGGGCATCGAGTTCGACTATTGCTGCTGCCATGCCGCCTTCGCGCTGAAGGATGCCGGTTACGAGTCGATCATGGTCAACTGCAACCCGGAAACGGTTTCGACCGACTACGACACCTCCGACCGCCTTTATTTCGAGCCGCTGACCGCGGAAGACGTCATCGAGATCATGCGCGCAGAACAGGAAAAGGGCACGCTCGCCGGCGTCATCGTCCAGTTCGGCGGCCAGACACCGCTCAAGCTCGCCGAAGCGCTGGAAAAGAACGGCATCCCGATCCTCGGCACCGCGCCCGACATGATCGACCTCGCCGAAGACCGCGACCGGTTCCAGAAGCTCCTGATCAAGCTGGATCTCAACCAGCCGAACAA
This window of the Martelella lutilitoris genome carries:
- a CDS encoding isocitrate lyase/PEP mutase family protein, translated to MVSQTEKYAAFKALHEAEGAFVMPNPWDAGSAKMLTNLGFGALATTSAGLAFSLGKRDSAAALTRAEVLENARAIVEATDLPVSADLENGFGDLPEDCAKTVRLAAATGLAGGSIEDATGREDDPIYAFEPAVERVRAAAEAVRDLPFLLTARAENFLWGRPDLDDTIKRLQAFERAGADVLYAPGLPDLNAIKTVCDAVSKPVNVVMGLSGPVFSVDALSRAGVRRVSVGGSFARAALGALRQAAEEVLNEGTFTYSRSALPDAEAARLTADRR
- the carB gene encoding carbamoyl-phosphate synthase large subunit, with amino-acid sequence MPKRQDLKSILIIGAGPIVIGQACEFDYSGAQACKALKEEGYRVILVNSNPATIMTDPELADATYVEPITPEVVAKIIAKERPDALLPTMGGQTALNTALSLRRMGVLERYNVEMIGAKPDAIDKAEDRALFREAMAKIGLETPKSMLANATEIKDQHRQEHEAKRAELKKTLSGDALDNALDELENQWNLGNTDRKQRYMSHAMAIAAQALDTIGLPAIIRPSFTLGGTGGGIAYNRSEFFEIVERGLDASPTTEVLIEESVLGWKEYEMEVVRDKADNCIIICSIENVDPMGVHTGDSITVAPALTLTDKEYQIMRNASLAVLREIGVETGGSNVQFAVNPADGRLVVIEMNPRVSRSSALASKATGFPIAKVAAKLAIGYTLDELENDITGGATPASFEPSIDYVVTKIPRFAFEKFPGAENTLTTAMKSVGEVMAIGRTFPESLQKALRGLERGLTGLDEIEIPGIENGEPSNAIRAAIGTGTPDRLRMVAQAMRLGVSQSEIHEHSKIDPWFLDQLRAIVDMEERVREHGLPQDAENLRMLKAMGFSDQRLASLTHGRPKEVAQLRNKLGVRPVYKRIDTCAAEFASPTAYMYSTYETPFDGATRSEAGISDARKVVILGGGPNRIGQGIEFDYCCCHAAFALKDAGYESIMVNCNPETVSTDYDTSDRLYFEPLTAEDVIEIMRAEQEKGTLAGVIVQFGGQTPLKLAEALEKNGIPILGTAPDMIDLAEDRDRFQKLLIKLDLNQPNNGIAYSVEQARLVAAEIGYPLVVRPSYVLGGRAMEIVHNEAGLSHYLLEVVPELVTEDIKQRYPNDKTGQINTMLGKNPLLFDSYLTNATEVDVDCLCDGQDVFIAGIMEHIEEAGIHSGDSACSLPPHSLSPEVLDELEEQSRALALALNVKGLMNVQFAIKDGTVYILEVNPRASRTVPFVAKTIGAPIAKIAARVMAGEKLFDVIDSYGERPNPRKLNHIAVKEAVFPFAKFPGVDTLLGPEMRSTGEVIGLDKDFAIAFAKSQLGASVDLPRDGCVFVSVKSEDKERVLPAVRLLVEQGFTVMATGGTRDFLEENGISATKINKVREGRPHIEDAIRNRQVQLVFNTTSNDKTISDSKSLRRAALTQKVPYYTTMAGAMAAAQAIKALKQGQLEVRPLQSYA